One region of Burkholderiales bacterium genomic DNA includes:
- a CDS encoding ClpXP protease specificity-enhancing factor, whose amino-acid sequence MANPEIPTKPYLLRALYEWCVDNGYTPHIAVKVDSRAQVPAEYVKDGEITFNISPVAVHKLQMGNELIEFSARFAGVARQISVPVGSVFALYARETGHGMTFEVEAPKPALQAAAEAEPGALPASEPEPTKPSGGKPQLRRIK is encoded by the coding sequence ATGGCGAACCCCGAGATCCCGACCAAGCCGTACCTGCTGCGTGCGCTCTACGAGTGGTGCGTGGACAACGGCTACACGCCGCACATCGCGGTGAAGGTGGATTCGCGCGCGCAGGTTCCGGCCGAATACGTCAAGGACGGCGAGATCACGTTCAACATCTCTCCGGTCGCGGTGCACAAGCTGCAGATGGGCAACGAGTTGATCGAGTTCTCGGCGCGCTTTGCAGGCGTCGCGCGCCAGATCTCGGTTCCGGTGGGCAGCGTCTTTGCGCTGTATGCGCGCGAAACCGGCCACGGCATGACCTTCGAGGTCGAGGCGCCGAAGCCGGCGCTTCAGGCCGCCGCCGAGGCCGAACCGGGCGCGCTGCCGGCCTCCGAGCCCGAGCCGACCAAGCCCTCGGGCGGCAAGCCGCAGTTGCGGCGCATCAAGTAG
- a CDS encoding glutathione S-transferase N-terminal domain-containing protein translates to MMQLYSGTTCPFSHRCRFVLYEKGMDFQVIDVDMYNKPEDIAVMNPYNRLPVLVERDLILYESNIINEYIDERFPHPQLMPADPVMRARARLMLFNMEVELFSQIEALESGKEKAVERARQHVHDRLVELAPVFTRTRYMLGDEFSMLDVAIAPLLWRLDHYGIRLGKPAAPLAKYAERIFSRPAFIEALTPSEKVMRK, encoded by the coding sequence ATGATGCAACTGTATTCCGGCACGACCTGCCCGTTCAGCCACCGCTGCCGCTTCGTGCTCTACGAGAAGGGCATGGACTTCCAGGTGATTGACGTGGACATGTACAACAAGCCGGAAGACATCGCGGTGATGAACCCGTACAACCGGCTGCCGGTGCTGGTCGAGCGCGACCTGATCCTCTACGAGTCCAACATCATCAACGAATACATTGACGAGCGCTTTCCGCACCCGCAGCTGATGCCCGCCGACCCGGTGATGCGCGCGCGCGCGCGGCTGATGCTGTTCAACATGGAAGTCGAGCTGTTCTCGCAGATCGAGGCGCTGGAATCCGGCAAGGAAAAGGCGGTCGAGCGCGCCCGCCAGCACGTGCACGACCGCCTCGTCGAGCTGGCGCCGGTCTTCACGCGCACCCGGTACATGCTCGGCGACGAGTTCAGCATGCTCGACGTGGCGATCGCGCCGCTCCTGTGGCGGCTCGACCACTACGGCATCCGGTTGGGCAAGCCGGCGGCGCCGCTCGCCAAGTACGCCGAGCGCATCTTCTCGCGGCCGGCGTTCATCGAGGCGCTCACCCCGTCGGAGAAAGTGATGCGGAAGTAG